In Oscillatoria salina IIICB1, the genomic window CCAGTTTACCCTCGAATCTGTCGTTCTTCTAATGTCACCTTCTTGAATCTCTCCCATTAGCAATCCCATCCCAACTGTTGACTGATAACTGTTCACTGATAACTGATAACTGAACCCAATCCCCAATCCAAGGGTCCCCAAAAACTGAGTGAGGGGTATCACCCCCCACTCAGTCAATTTAAGCTAAATTAAGAGACAGAGTGATAAAACTTGCAAGAGAATGCTGCAAAAAACTCGCAATTACTTTTGGTAAACTAGGCTTGACCTAAGTTTATCCAGCTAGAGAACTTTGCAGCATTTCAGATAATTGTTTCCCCAAGAAAGATAAACATAAATTATGACAACAGCAACTCTTACGGATAACCCCTTATTAATTGGTCAAGGATTACCTCCTTTTGAGAAAATTACTCCCGAACAGGTAGTTCCGGGTATTACTCAGCTTTTGGAAGAATTAGACGCAGAATTCACTAAATTAGAAGCGAAAGTAACTCCCACTTGGGAAAATTTAGTCGAACCTCTAACTGAAATTGAAGAACGTCTCAATTGGAGTTGGGGAGTTGTGGGACACTTAATGAGTGTAAAAAATAGTCCCGAATTGCGTCAAGCTTACGAAAAAGTGCAGCCCAGCGTAATCAAATTCAGCAATAAAGTTAGTCAAAGTAAGCCAATTTACGAAGCCTTTAAAGAACTACAAACATCGGCAAATTATGAGAAATTAGAACCAGCCCAAAAACGAATTATTGAAGCAGCAATTCGAGATGCGGAACTTTCGGGAGTAGGTTTAACAGGAGAAGTACGTTCTCGTTTTAACGAAATTCAACTCGAACTTGCAGAACTGGCAACTAAATTTTCTAATAATTTATTGGATGCAACCAAAGCTTTCAAATTAAAACTAACTAGCCAAGCAGAAATTGATGGCTTACCTCCTAGTTTACTCAGTCTCGCAGCCCAAACTGCGCGTTTAGAAGGAGAAGAAAATGCCACGGCTGACAAAGGACCTTGGTACATTACCTTAGATTATCCTAGCTTTCTTCCTTTCATGCAGCATAGCAAAAATCGTGACTTGCGCGAGAAATTGTATCGGGCTTTTATTAGTCGCGCTGCTGAGGGAGAATGGGATAATAATCAACTAATTAAACGCATTTTGCAACTGCGTCAAGAAAAAGCCAAAATCCTGGGTTTTAGTAGTTATGCAGAATTAAGTTTAGCGAAAAAAATGGCTCCCGATGTGGAAGCAGTAGAGAAACTCTTAGAAGAATTACGACAAGCGAGTTATGATGCTGCTGTCCGAGAATTAGCTGAATTAAAGGCATTTGCTAAGGAAAAAAATGCCGTCGAAGCAAATAATTTGAAACATTGGGATATATATTTTTGGTCGGAACGACAACGAGAAGAAAAGTTTGCTTTTAATGACGAAGAGTTGCGTCCTTATTTCCCTCTTCCACAAGTTTTAGCAGGTTTATTTAATCTGGCGCAAAAGCTTTTTAATGTAATTATTGAACCTGCCGATAATCATGCGACAGTTTGGCACAAAGACGTGGGTTACTTCCAGATTAATAATGCCACAGGAGAGGCGATCGCGTATTTTTATCTTGACCCCTACAGTCGTCCCGGAGAAAAACGGGGCGGTGCTTGGATGAATGAGTGTATCAATCGTGGCAAAATTGTTGAAGCTGGCAAAATTACGACTCGTTTACCTGTAGCTTATCTGATCTGCAATCAAACTCCTCCAGTGGACGGAAAACCGAGTTTAATGACCTTTTCGGAAGTGCAAACGTTGTTCCATGAATTCGGTCACGGTTTGCAACATATGCTGACGATGGTAGACTATCCAGGGGCAGCAGGAATTAATAATGTGGAGTGGGATGCAATTGAATTACCCAGTCAGTTTATGGAAAACTGGTGCTATCATCGTCCTACTTTAATGGGAATGGCGAAGCATTACGAAACTGGGGAAACCTTAAGCGAACATTACTACGAAAAACTGAAAGCAGCGAGAAATTATCTGAGTGGTTCGGCGATGCTGCGCCAATTGCATTTTAGCTGTTTGGATTTAGAATTGCATCATCGCTACGATCCCTTTAGCGATGAAAGTCCTACGATCGTGCGATCGCGTGTCGCCGAAACTACTACTATTTTGCCACCTTTACCCGAAGATGCTTTCTTGTGCGCCTTCGGTCATATTTTCGCGGGTGGCTACGCCGCAGGTTACTATAGCTATAAGTGGGCAGAAGTCCTCAGTGCAGATGCTTTTGCGGCTTTTGAAGAAGCAGGATTAGAAGACGAAACCGCGATCGCCAATACTGGAAAACTCTTCCGGGATACTGTCCTCGCTTTGGGTGGAAGTTTGCACCCAATGGACGTATTTAAAGCTTTCCGGGGACGCGAACCCCAAACTGAAGCTTTACTCAGACATAGCGGTTTACTGACTGCGGCTTAATCTCCAGATCGGCAAGACCGAGAAGCAAAGAGTTGCCAAGTATCGGGATCAACTTTAATTTTAACTCGCGTTCCCACAGCTAGTAGATTATCAGTTTGAGTTCGGGCGATCAATTCTCGTCCCGAACTCATTTGTAAACAGTAACGATGTTCGCGTCCGAGAAATTGGCGATCGCGGATGACTCCATTTCCCGCTTCATCTGGTTGTAAAATTAAGTCTTCTTGACGTATCATCAACTCAACTTTATCCTCTTCACAAGGGTATTTTTCCACCGGAACACTCCCAACCTCAGTTTCCCAAACCTCACCCCTACGTCTCGCAGGTAAAAAATTCGCTTGAGTGACAAACTCAGCCACAAACCGCGAAGCAGGTTGTTGATAAATCTCCTCTGGAGTGCCAAACTGTTCTAAGCAACCGTCTCGCATTACCGCTACCCAATCAGAGATCGAAAGTGCTTCTTCTTGGTCGTGAGTAACAAAAATCGCCGATGTACCTGCGGCTTTGAGAATATCGCGTAATTCCTGACGTAACCTGAGACGCACTTGGACATCAAGATTACTTAACGGTTCATCTAATAATACCAGAGACGGACGAGGCGCTAACGCACGAGCCACAGCCACCCTTTGCTGTTGACCTCCAGAAAGTTGATGAGGATAGCGATTTTCCAGTCCTGACAATCCTACCAAAGCCAGAGCCTCTTGAACTCGTTTTTTCACCTCAGCCGGATTCTTTTTCTTGGTATTTTGCAAACCAAAAGCAACATTTTTCCTCACTTGCAAATGAGGAAACAAAGCATAATCTTGGAAGACCATCCCTACATCCCTGTGTTCTGGAGGTATCCAACAACCCGCCCCTGCTACAGTACGCCCCGCAATTTTAATCGTTCCTGGTTGGGGTGTTTCAAATCCCGCAATTAAACGTAACAGTGTAGTTTTCCCGCAACCAGAGGGTCCGAGTAAACTCACTAAGTCTCCTTGATGTAGCTTCAGTGTCACGCTGTTGACAGCAAGGTAGTTTGAAGCAAATTTTTTCGTTACGTCTTCGAGATGCAGAATTGGTTCAGCCATGTATCAGTTAGCAGTTAGCAGTTATCAGTTAGCAGTTAGCAGTTACCAGTTAGCAGTTAGCAGTTACCAGTTATCAGTTACCAGTTATCAGTTAACAGTTAGCAGTTACCAGTTATCAGTTACCAGTTATCAGTTAACAGTTTATTCCCTAATTCCTCTTGTCTCCCCCTCCTGCTTGTTTTCTCCCTCTCCCCCAATCCCTTGTCTCCCTAGTCTCCAATCTCTATGGATAACTGATAACTTACAACTGATAACTGTTCACTGTTCACTGAAAACCCCCTCTCCCTTGTCTCCAATCTCTACTGATAACTGATAACTGTTCACTGTTCACTGAAAACCCCAATTCCTATTGAGACTAGAAATCAACAAGATTGCAATTTATAATAAACGAGTTTGTGAAATTAATTCTCATTAAATAGTTTGGCATTTGCCAGGGAGGAGAGGAAATTGGCTGCATCGGGGCTAAATTTCGAGAAGCATTTACCAGCATTTTCGCGTTGGAGATGGGATAATTGGACATTTTTCGCGATCGCGATCGCCTTTTTAATCTCGACACCAGTGATGGTTGTCTTAGCAAGCATCTTTACTGACTCTGGCGAAATTTGGAGTCATTTAGTCTCTACTGTATTAATAAGTTATATCATTAATTCGCTGGGATTAATGCTTGGTGTTAGCGTTGGGGTGTTACTCATTGGGGTAGGAACGGCTTGGTTAGTCACGATGTGTCGCTTTTGGTGGAGTAATATTTTTGAGTGGGGGTTATTGTTACCTTTAGCCGCACCAGCTTATTTATTAGCTTACACTTATACGAATATGCTCGATTATTTCGGACCAGTGCAAACCTGGTTGCGAAATTTGTTTGGTTGGAGTAGTGTCGCTGATTATTGGTTTCCTGACATTCGTTCCCTTCCCGGCGCGATCGCCATGTTAGTTTTGGTACTCTATCCTTATGTTTATCTCTTAGCGCGAGTAGCTTTCCTCGAACAATGTACTTGTACTTTAGAAGCTAGTCGTTCTCTCGGTTGCACTCCTTGGCGTAGTTTTGTAACTGTTGCCATACCTTTAGCACGACCTGCAATTATAGCAGGTTTAGCGCTCGCTTTGATGGAAACTTTAAGCGATTTTGGGACAGTTAAATTTTTTGGAGTCAATACCTTTACTACAGGTATTTATCGTACTTGGTTAGGTATGGGAGAAAGAGCAGCAGCAGCACAACTTTCAGCAGTTTTGATGATTTTTATCTTCGTCTTAATTTTGCTCGAACGTTGGTCGCGCAGTCAATCCCGTTATTACCAAAGTCGCAGTCATTACCAATCACAGTCTAAATTTCAGCTAGGAGGAATAAGAGCAATTTTAGCAGCGATCGCTTGTTTGCTGCCTGTTGCTTTCGGCTTTCTCATTCCCGCAGCTTACCTATTACAAATGACAATTGCTAACGCGGAGAAAACCATCAATCAGGAATTTTTCAATCTTGCCAGTCACAGCTTAATTTTAGCAACAATTACAGCCGGATTAGGTTTAGCGATCGCGCTTATTTTAGCTTACGGACAGCGTCTCCGTCCTAACTTATTGATGCGTTTTGCAGTTCGCATCGCAGCAATGGGTTATGCTATACCAGGTTCAGTTATTGCTGTGGGGGTACTTATTCCCATCGGACGCTTCGATAACACCCTCGATAGCTGGATGCGTGCTAATTTGGGGATTTCTACAGGTTTACTCCTCAGTGGGACAATTACCGCTTTAGTCTTCGCTTACCTAGTACGCTTTTTAGCCGTCTCTTTCAACAGCGTAGAATCTAGCTTAGGTAAAATTAAACCTAGTTTAGACGATGCAGCTCGTAGTCTCGGACACAATCCTAGCAGCACCTTAGTTAAAGTTCACGCACCTTTGATGTCTGGAGGAATGCTCACTGCGGCAATGTTAGTCTTTGTCGATGTCATGAAAGAATTACCAGCAACTTTAGTCATTCGTCCCTTTAACTTTGATACCCTCGCTGTCCAAGTTTATCAGTACGCATCCGACGAACGACTCATCGAAGCCGCAGCACCCGCACTAGCGATCGTTTTAGTCGGGATTATACCAGTTATTTTCTTAAGTTTGAGAATTGCTAAATCCCGCCCCAGTTAGACGGAAACTAGCAAAATTTTCCCCCATCTCATTTTCTAATCACTTTCCTCCTGAATAATTTCAAAATCTGACTCCTCCAAAGATAGCAGCACTGACTCAGTAGCACCCGCAAAGGTACTTTCGTCCAATTTTACTATCCAGCGCCCCGATTCTTCCCTTGCTTGGATGCGTCCGCAAGTTCCCGCAGCATAAAGAGGATAAAGCACTCGCACTCTCGTTCCTATCTCGACCATTCAACATTACAAAATTTAATTCGATCTTTACGTCGAGAATAATTTTACTTTAACCATGAGTTAACCTCAAAATAACTTTATTTTTACTCAGACTGCCTCCGAGCCGTAGACCTGGGGAAAGCGTTACAGTGAAGGTAAGCTCATAGCGATCGCGGGCTAGTTCCCTCGTAAGTAAGACAGCGATCTACCTTAAGTAACTTTTCAACTAGACTCAGGGAACATAAAATCGATAGAGGATGTCTACAGCAAATAGCAGATAATAGTACAAGTGGGTTCGTTCTGATTCAGTGAGCAAAAAGAGCGAACTCAAAGCAGATCTGTGCTTTAAACCTTAAGTTAGTTAAGAAAAAAGAACAAACGCGATCGATGAATACATTTTTAAAAGCCTCATTTATTGGATGCTTAATTGCTATTTCAGGAACAATTTCCTCAACAGGATTAGCTGCAACTACCAAACCAGACAGTTTCCAATCTAATCAAACGCTACTTCTCGCCCAATATCCGGAAGAAAATTCCCGAACTGGCGAACAAATCACCCGACTATTAACAGAATTAGAAAGAAATATCGATAGTTTTCGGCAAACTATTGAAGGTAAAAACATCGAAGATGCAATCAACGATCGCACTCTCGATCTTCGTCAAGCAGTAGATAATCTCCACGACAGTTTTCGTGGTGTTCGTCGCAACCGCAATCAAATAGATGATGATTTACAGCTAGTTACCAACTTGCGCAATTCTCTGAATAATACGATCGAAAATACGAGAAATCTTGATAACGAAGTTGAAAACCAGTGGGATGATATTGAAGATAGTTTAGACGATGTAGAAGAATTGCTAACAGACGCAGATAATTCAGATACAATTATTGGTCAATTTCCTGACGAAGACTCTCGACGCGGTCAAAAAATCAATCAAGCTTTAACTTTATTAGAGGAAGATATCGACGATTTCACTGAAGAATTAAGGACTACTAACGTCGAACAATTAATTAACGATCGCACTAGGGATCTCCGACGCGCAGTTAATAATCTCCATGATAGTTTCCGAGGAATTAACGGGCGAAATCGAAACCAAATTGATAATGATTTTGCTGAAGTAATCAGACTGCGAAATAGTATTAGTGGTTCTTTGCTCGATCGTTCTCAAGAAGATCGCAATCAAATTAATTGGGAATTAGAAAATGAATGGGGTGGAGTTTATTGGAAAATTAGTTTGTTAGAAACTTTGTTGGATTAAGATTAGTTTGATATTTGGTAATTGGTAGTTGGTGGCGATCGCTTCCCCCGATTTACCAGTTACCCAGTATCTGGATTTGTCTTTAATAACTTGTTAAAATAAAGCATTGGGTAAGGCGATCGCCTTACTCTCAGGAAAAATCGCTTATTTCCATGTTTTTTGTGAAAAAGAAGCAACTAAATAATAATTACCTGTAAAGTCGAAGTATCGGGAGGTGAAGCAGTATATTTGGCTCAAGAACAAACGCTCGCTGACAAACTATACTTAATAAGCGTTGCTGTATACTTAGAAATTGGAGGGAAAAATGGCAAAATTACAACTAGAAAATAACACTATTTATACTAACTTAGAAGATATCGCTCGCGAATTAGCACCCTTGAATGTAGAATTAAATTATTGGCAAATTGACGATCCAGAAACTCGCAACTTATTAGCTCAAGAAACCCTGACCGATACACAAAAAGAACAGGTATTACAAAGCTTAGACAATTATTTCCAGCATCTCAAAGAAACCGCAGGCTATCAAGATCGCGACCTAATTGTTTTGCATCCAAATACACCCAATCTTGATACTTTACTGTCAAAATTCGATCGCTGTCACACTCATGCAGATGCCGAAGTTCGCTATATTATTGATGGTGAAGGCATCTTTGGTTTTGTCCGTCCCGATGGAACGCAAGTCGAGTTAACTATTCACCCAGAAGAATATATTAACGTACCCGCCAGAGTTGAACATTGGTTTCGTTTGACTGACTCGCGCCGTGTTAAAGCTGTGCGTTATTTTACCACTACCGAAGGTTGGATTCCTGAATATACGGATACAGAAATTCGTTTGTCAGTTACCAGTGGATAGTAGTTAACACTCCACTGGCTAAAGCCGAGTGGATTCTTGTTTCATCAAGTTTGTCTAGTTTAAAGCCATTACTAGCTTTAAACCCAAACTTTTCGGTAATTATCTCAACCATCTTCGCTAACTTGGAAAGAAGCATCAACTAAAGCTTCCAAGGAAACAAACTCAGGCAAATCGTCACTTTCCTCAACTGTACTTTCACCTGCTTTTCCTTGAGCAAAATTATCTAATTTCTTGAGTGCAAAAGCAGGATTTGCACGATTCTGTTCATTCAAGGTGAAGAGTTGATTAGCAGAATTACAGCTTTCCTGTGACTTGACGAGACAAATCACTGTATAACCATCAACATCACCGTAGGTAAGCTCCAAATTAGTTAATTCACCACCATTATTTTTCACTGCTTGAGTCAATTTCTCGGAAACGTGCTGACATCTTTTTTCTGGAGTCCATTTTTCGCCAAATTCTACAGTTTGCCAACTAATAATCGGAGAAGAAGAAACATTTCCTCTTTGAGCAATTGTCGCCCAACTACCTTGTTGCTGTACGCAGTTGAAAATAGTAGTTTCGGTATTGGTATCGGCTAATTCAGTGTTGACTGGTTCCTCGGTTGGGGGAAGATTAGTTTGCCGCGAACAAGCTACGATACCGGATAAAATTATACTAGCGAGTAAGGCTGGTGTGGTAATTTTCGTAATTTGGCTAGTTACAGTCCGCATTTTCATTCTCGGCTAACAGCATTTACTTTATTTAAATATGGTTTGCAGGTTAGAGACAAGATAAGTTGTCAATTAGGTAGCTTCAGAGGGCTGTTCCCTGTTAAAATCAGGGAACGAAAAAAGTGAGGATTAGCTAACTTTTCGGGCTTGTTCTTCAGCGTAGGTGAGCATTTCTCCAGAATGAAGGCGTTGAAGGTAATTTTCTAAGTCTCTGGCGACTTGGTTAGAGAGGAAGTAGGCTCCGAATAAATTAGGAAATGCCATTGCTAAAAGCATTCCGTCGCTGAAGTCGATTACGGGTCCTGGTTTAACTATTGCACCGATGAAGATAGCGAGTAAAAAGAAAATTTTGTAGATAATTAAGCTGTTTTCTCCGAAGAGGTATTCCCAGCAACGTTCGCCGTAGTAACTCCAAGAAATCATCGTGGAGAAGGCGAAGAGAAAAACGGCTAAGGCGAGGATGGCGGGAAACCATGCTAAAACGGTGCCGTAGGCGGCGCTAGTGAGGGCTGCACCTGCGCCACTATCTCGGAGGGGGGCAAATTCGGGGTTGTTGTAAGCTCCGGTGATGACGATGACGAGGGCGGTCATGTTACAAACGATTACAGTGTCGATAAAGGGTTCGAGGAGGGCGACGATACCTTCGCGGATGGGTTCTTCGGTTCTGGCGGCTGAGTGGGCGATCGCGGCACTTCCTAGTCCGGCTTCGTTGGAAAATGCGGAACGTCTTACTCCTTGGACGATTACGCCGATTATACCTCCTTCTATGGCTCTAGGGTTAAATGCTCTGCTGATGATTATTCCGAAGGCGGTGGGAATTTCGCTAAAGTTGAGGAGCAATATTAGTAAGGATGCAATGACATAGATAATGCACATTACCGGAACGATCGCCCCTGCTACCATGCCGATTCTTTTGATTCCGCCAATAATTACTAGGGCGACTAAGGCAACAACTATTAAACCGTAAACCCAGGCAGGGATGAAGGGTAGAACTCCAGCAACGGCTTCGTAGGATTGATTTGATTGAAACATACTGCCGCCACCGAATGCGCCGCCGATCGCGAATAAGGAGAAGGCGATCGCGAAAATTTTCCCCAAGGTTACGAAACCAATTTCGCCTAAGCCTCTTGACAAATAACGCATTGGTCCGCCGGAAATTGTCCCGTCTGGCTTGACGAGGCGATATTTTTGACCGAGGGTACATTCGACGAATTTGCTACTCATGCCGAGTAAACCTGCGATCGTCATCCAGAATACTGCACCCGGACCGCCGACGCTCACGGCGATCGCTACCCCGGCAATGTTTCCTAATCCTACTGTGGCTGACAGAGCTGTTGCTAGTGCTTGAAAGTGGGTTACTTCTCCTTCTTCTTCGGGATCGTCATATTTGCCTCTGACAACGTCGATGGCGTGTTTAAAGCCGCGAATATTAATCAGTTTCATCCGAATTGTAAAGAAGATGGCAGCGATAATTAGCCACGCAACGATCAAGGGAATACCTGTCCCGGCATCGAAGAAAAGGATACCAAAGACGATCTTGTTGACAAACCAGGTGAAGCCTTGGTTAATTCCTTGGAAGAAACTGTTACTAGCTTGTTCATCTTGAGCCAAGACTGTGGTGGGAATTGATAACAGAAATAGCAATAAGTATAGCCAAGCTTGTTTCCTCATAATTTTCCACAACGAATTGATTTTTTTTTGATAAGTACGAGTTTTTTGTACCATAAAACTTCTTAAAATATCGTTTTTCGGTTCGGGATTTGCTTGATAATAAGATTAAGATCGTCAAATTGGTTTATCTTACTACTGGGTAAAGATAGACGATATTTATCGATCTTGCTATGATACCAAGAATTAGTAAAAATTATGAGCTTAATTACCACTAATCGCGTTCTTGTCCCGATCGATTTTTCGACAGAATCTTGGCAAGCTCTTGCAGAAACTAGGGATTTTGTCAATGATTCAGCCAATATTTATGTTATTCATGTTTTACCTCATTTGAATCCTGCCGATCCAGGCGTAGCATGGAATACGGTTAACGATCGCACTCGCAAGCAAAATGTTGAAAAAAATCTCCTCGAACAGTTATCTGCACCTAAATATCAAGGAATTAACTATTATGTTGCCATTGGCGATCCGAGTTCGCAAATTATTGATTATGCTAAAAACGAGAATATTGAGCTAATCGTGATTCCTTCT contains:
- a CDS encoding Mce/MlaD family protein; translated protein: MNTFLKASFIGCLIAISGTISSTGLAATTKPDSFQSNQTLLLAQYPEENSRTGEQITRLLTELERNIDSFRQTIEGKNIEDAINDRTLDLRQAVDNLHDSFRGVRRNRNQIDDDLQLVTNLRNSLNNTIENTRNLDNEVENQWDDIEDSLDDVEELLTDADNSDTIIGQFPDEDSRRGQKINQALTLLEEDIDDFTEELRTTNVEQLINDRTRDLRRAVNNLHDSFRGINGRNRNQIDNDFAEVIRLRNSISGSLLDRSQEDRNQINWELENEWGGVYWKISLLETLLD
- a CDS encoding alanine/glycine:cation symporter family protein; this translates as MVQKTRTYQKKINSLWKIMRKQAWLYLLLFLLSIPTTVLAQDEQASNSFFQGINQGFTWFVNKIVFGILFFDAGTGIPLIVAWLIIAAIFFTIRMKLINIRGFKHAIDVVRGKYDDPEEEGEVTHFQALATALSATVGLGNIAGVAIAVSVGGPGAVFWMTIAGLLGMSSKFVECTLGQKYRLVKPDGTISGGPMRYLSRGLGEIGFVTLGKIFAIAFSLFAIGGAFGGGSMFQSNQSYEAVAGVLPFIPAWVYGLIVVALVALVIIGGIKRIGMVAGAIVPVMCIIYVIASLLILLLNFSEIPTAFGIIISRAFNPRAIEGGIIGVIVQGVRRSAFSNEAGLGSAAIAHSAARTEEPIREGIVALLEPFIDTVIVCNMTALVIVITGAYNNPEFAPLRDSGAGAALTSAAYGTVLAWFPAILALAVFLFAFSTMISWSYYGERCWEYLFGENSLIIYKIFFLLAIFIGAIVKPGPVIDFSDGMLLAMAFPNLFGAYFLSNQVARDLENYLQRLHSGEMLTYAEEQARKVS
- a CDS encoding 1,2-dihydroxy-3-keto-5-methylthiopentene dioxygenase, with the protein product MAKLQLENNTIYTNLEDIARELAPLNVELNYWQIDDPETRNLLAQETLTDTQKEQVLQSLDNYFQHLKETAGYQDRDLIVLHPNTPNLDTLLSKFDRCHTHADAEVRYIIDGEGIFGFVRPDGTQVELTIHPEEYINVPARVEHWFRLTDSRRVKAVRYFTTTEGWIPEYTDTEIRLSVTSG
- a CDS encoding M3 family metallopeptidase, which codes for MTTATLTDNPLLIGQGLPPFEKITPEQVVPGITQLLEELDAEFTKLEAKVTPTWENLVEPLTEIEERLNWSWGVVGHLMSVKNSPELRQAYEKVQPSVIKFSNKVSQSKPIYEAFKELQTSANYEKLEPAQKRIIEAAIRDAELSGVGLTGEVRSRFNEIQLELAELATKFSNNLLDATKAFKLKLTSQAEIDGLPPSLLSLAAQTARLEGEENATADKGPWYITLDYPSFLPFMQHSKNRDLREKLYRAFISRAAEGEWDNNQLIKRILQLRQEKAKILGFSSYAELSLAKKMAPDVEAVEKLLEELRQASYDAAVRELAELKAFAKEKNAVEANNLKHWDIYFWSERQREEKFAFNDEELRPYFPLPQVLAGLFNLAQKLFNVIIEPADNHATVWHKDVGYFQINNATGEAIAYFYLDPYSRPGEKRGGAWMNECINRGKIVEAGKITTRLPVAYLICNQTPPVDGKPSLMTFSEVQTLFHEFGHGLQHMLTMVDYPGAAGINNVEWDAIELPSQFMENWCYHRPTLMGMAKHYETGETLSEHYYEKLKAARNYLSGSAMLRQLHFSCLDLELHHRYDPFSDESPTIVRSRVAETTTILPPLPEDAFLCAFGHIFAGGYAAGYYSYKWAEVLSADAFAAFEEAGLEDETAIANTGKLFRDTVLALGGSLHPMDVFKAFRGREPQTEALLRHSGLLTAA
- a CDS encoding ABC transporter permease gives rise to the protein MVVLASIFTDSGEIWSHLVSTVLISYIINSLGLMLGVSVGVLLIGVGTAWLVTMCRFWWSNIFEWGLLLPLAAPAYLLAYTYTNMLDYFGPVQTWLRNLFGWSSVADYWFPDIRSLPGAIAMLVLVLYPYVYLLARVAFLEQCTCTLEASRSLGCTPWRSFVTVAIPLARPAIIAGLALALMETLSDFGTVKFFGVNTFTTGIYRTWLGMGERAAAAQLSAVLMIFIFVLILLERWSRSQSRYYQSRSHYQSQSKFQLGGIRAILAAIACLLPVAFGFLIPAAYLLQMTIANAEKTINQEFFNLASHSLILATITAGLGLAIALILAYGQRLRPNLLMRFAVRIAAMGYAIPGSVIAVGVLIPIGRFDNTLDSWMRANLGISTGLLLSGTITALVFAYLVRFLAVSFNSVESSLGKIKPSLDDAARSLGHNPSSTLVKVHAPLMSGGMLTAAMLVFVDVMKELPATLVIRPFNFDTLAVQVYQYASDERLIEAAAPALAIVLVGIIPVIFLSLRIAKSRPS
- a CDS encoding universal stress protein; amino-acid sequence: MSLITTNRVLVPIDFSTESWQALAETRDFVNDSANIYVIHVLPHLNPADPGVAWNTVNDRTRKQNVEKNLLEQLSAPKYQGINYYVAIGDPSSQIIDYAKNENIELIVIPSHGYTGLKRFFLGSVAEKVVRFSHCPVLVLRR
- a CDS encoding ABC transporter ATP-binding protein, producing the protein MAEPILHLEDVTKKFASNYLAVNSVTLKLHQGDLVSLLGPSGCGKTTLLRLIAGFETPQPGTIKIAGRTVAGAGCWIPPEHRDVGMVFQDYALFPHLQVRKNVAFGLQNTKKKNPAEVKKRVQEALALVGLSGLENRYPHQLSGGQQQRVAVARALAPRPSLVLLDEPLSNLDVQVRLRLRQELRDILKAAGTSAIFVTHDQEEALSISDWVAVMRDGCLEQFGTPEEIYQQPASRFVAEFVTQANFLPARRRGEVWETEVGSVPVEKYPCEEDKVELMIRQEDLILQPDEAGNGVIRDRQFLGREHRYCLQMSSGRELIARTQTDNLLAVGTRVKIKVDPDTWQLFASRSCRSGD
- a CDS encoding COP23 domain-containing protein, with the protein product MKMRTVTSQITKITTPALLASIILSGIVACSRQTNLPPTEEPVNTELADTNTETTIFNCVQQQGSWATIAQRGNVSSSPIISWQTVEFGEKWTPEKRCQHVSEKLTQAVKNNGGELTNLELTYGDVDGYTVICLVKSQESCNSANQLFTLNEQNRANPAFALKKLDNFAQGKAGESTVEESDDLPEFVSLEALVDASFQVSEDG